The Streptomyces sp. NBC_00335 DNA window CGCGAGATGGAGCGGCTCCGCGAGGAGCTGGCCCACGTACGGGAACTGCAGCGCACGGGCGTCGACCAGGTACGGGCCGAGCTGGACGCGGCGCGCAAGGAAGCGGAATCGCTTCAGCGCAAGCTGCGCAGTGCCCTCAGCGACGTCAAGCGGGGCGACGCCGCCCTGCGCAAGATCAACGCGGAGGTCGACGGCATCCGCGCCGAGGCGGCCGCCCAGGTGACCACCGCGGAGAGCGAGACCCGTCGGCTCAAGTCCCGCCTCGCGGAGGTGGAATCGGCGCTGGAGACCTCGCGCCGGGCCACCCGCGAGGGGCGCAGCATCGAGGACATGCGGCTGCGGCTGCTGCTGGACACCGTGCTGGACGCGGCCGCGGGACTGCGCCGGGAGCTCGCGCTGCCGCCGGTCTCCACGCGGCCCGCCGACACGGTCGAGGCGGTGGAGCCGGGCCGGATGACCCCGAAGGACATCGCGGCGCGCGCCCTGTCGGAGACCGACCCGGCGCTGCTGGACCAGCTGCTGGCGCTGCCCCAGGCCCATCTGGTGGTCGACGGCTACAACGTCACCAAGACCGGCTACCCGACGATGCCGCTGGAGAAGCAGCGCCTGCGGCTGCTGGGCGGGCTGTCGATGCTCGCCGCGCAGACGGGCGCCGAGATGACCTGTGTCTTCGACGGGGCGGAGCTGGCGGCCCCCGTGCTGCTCGCGCCGCCGCGCGGGGTGCGGGTGCTGTTCTCCAAGGCCGGGGTGACGGCGGACGAGCTGATCCGCCAGCTGGTGCGCGCCGAACCGGCGGGCCGTCCCGTGGTGGTGGTCTCCACCGACCGCGAGGTCGCCGACGGTGTGGCCAAGGCCGGGGCGCGGCCGGTGACGTCCGCCTTGTTGCTGAAGCGGCTTTCGCGCGTTTCGTAACTACTGGGCCCAATGCCGGAATTGATAGGGCGCCGCGGGAACGTACCGTCAAGTCATCGACACAGAGCGTGCGCTGTAGGTAAAGAACCTGGTCGGACGGCGAGTTTTTTGCCGACAGGATTTGAACTGATCACAGAAGGGTCACTAGGGTCAGTCAAACCTTCGTGCGGTAGTTCACTCATTCGGGGTGGCAGCGAAGGTGTCGCCGAGTCATGCGTTCTTCGGCGGCTCTAGGAAGAAGGAGATCGCCTTCGTGGCGTCCCACCGTCGACCCAAGCCGCCGACCCGCATGCGCACCACCGTGCTCGGCGTCACCGCGGCAGCCGCCGTGGTCCTCTCGGGGCAGGCCGCTCACGCCGCCCCGGCCAAGCCCAGCAAGGACGAGGTCAAGGCCAAGGTCGACGCCCTCTACGAAGAGGCCGAGCAGGCGACCGAGAAGTTCAACGGGGCCAAGGAGCGCCAGGACAAGCTCGAAACCGAGATCGGGCAGCTCCAGGACCAGGTCGCCCGCGGCCAGGAGGACCTCAACGCGCTGCGCGGCACGCTCGGTTCGATGGCCAGCGCCCAGTACCGCAGCGGCGGCATCGACCAGTCCCTCGCGCTCTTCCTCTCGGCCGACCCGGACAGCTACCTCGACAAGGCCTCCACCCTGGAGCAGTTGAGCGGCAAGCAGGTCGAGGCGGTCCAGAAGATCCAGGCCAAGCAGCGCACCCTCGCGCAGCAGCGCCAGGAGGCCGCGGGCAAGCTCACCGACCTCGACGCCACCCGCAAGGAGCTCGGCGAGAAGAAGAAGGCCTCCCAGGACAAGCTCGCCGAGGCCCAGGCGCTCCTCAACACCCTGACGGCCCAGGAGCGGGCGCAGATCAAGGACGAGGACAGCCGCGCCAGCCGCAGCGCCGGCGAGCGCGTCCCCGACCTCGGCAACGCGAAGCCCTCCGGTCGGGCCGGCGCCGCCCTCGCGGCCGCCCAGACCAAGATCGGCAGCGCGTACATCTCCGGTCACGAAGGGCCCAACACCTTCGACTGCTCGGGTCTGACCCAGTGGGCGTACAAGCAGGCCGGCGTGAACATATCGCGCACCACCTTCACGCAGATCAACGACGGCACCCGGATCGGCAAGAGCCAGCTCCAGCCGGGCGACCTGGTGTTCTTCTACGGCGACCTGCACCACGTCGGCCTGTACGCGGGCGGCAACCAGGTGCTGCACGCCTCGAACCCGCGCAGCGGCGTCAAGTACGAATCGATCAACAACATGCCGTTCCAGTTCGGCGTGCGAGTGGGCTGACGCCCCCTGCGCCCAGGGCTCGACCGGACGCGCCGCACACCGCCCATCCGGGCGAATTCCGAGGCCCCGCTCTGACCACACGCCCCGCCGGTGACCTGCGTCTCCGACGGGGCGTCACTGTGCGTGCCCGCCGCGGGTCGTTGGCCGGTGCCCTCCCGCGCGGCTACTGTCTGCCAGCGCGGAACCCCGGCACACGGCCGTCCACGGAGGGCGGACCCGGTCCCGCCCAGCAGGAGGGAGCGGTTTCACGTGGCGTCCCATCGCCGGTCCGGGCCCAGCGCCCTCGACCGGAACACCAAGGTCACCGTCCTCACCGCCGCCGCGGCGGGAGCAGCGGTAGTCATGTCGGGCGCACCCGCCGGTGCGGCCCCCGGCCTCCCGCAGGAGCCCTCCGCGGGCACCCGCGCCCAGGTCGACCGGCTCTTCGAAGAGGCCGAACAGGCCACCGAGCGCTTCAACCAGGCGGGCGAGCGCGCCGGCCGCCTGCGCACCGAAGTCGACCGGATCCAGGACGCGGTGGCCCGCGGGCAGGACCGCATCAACACCATGCGCGGGGTGCTCGGCGCCTACGCCGGAGCCCAGTACCGGGCCGGCAGCATCGACCCCGCCGTCGAGCTGATGCTCTCCGAGGACCCGGACGACTACCTCGCCAAGGCCTCCGCCCTCGACCGGCTGTCCGGCCACCAGGCCCGCCAGCTCGACGAACTGCGCTCCGAGCAGCGCCGGCTCGGTCAGGAGCGCCAGGAGGCCTCCCGCAAGCTCTCCGAACTCGACTCCCTGCGCGCCGCCGTGGCGAAGGAGAAGCGCGCCGTGACCGCCAAGCTCGCCGCGGCCCGCCGGCTGCTGAACGCGATGCCCACGCAGGAACGCGCCGACTTCGACCGCGCCTCCCGCTCCGGCGGCCGCCCCGACGCCCTGCCCGAGCTCCCCGACCCCGCCGCCTCCGGGCCCTCCTCCGGCCGCGCCGCGACCGCCGTGATGGCGGCCCGGTCCGCCGTCGGACGGCCCTACGTATGGGGTTCCACCGGCCCCTCCGGCTTCGACTGCTCCGGGCTGATGGTGTGGTCGTACCGGCAGGCGGGCGTCGCCCTGCCCCGCACCTCGCAGGCGCAACGGCACGCCGGGCGGCGGGTGCCGCTGTCGCAGGCGCGCCCCGGGGACCTGGTGACGTACCGCTCGGACGCCAGCCACGTCGGCATGTACGTCGGCAACGGCCAGGTGGTGCACGCCCCGTACCCGGGGGCGCGCGTGCGGTACGACCCCGTCGGGATGATGCCCGTGTCCTCGGTGACCCGGCCCTAGGGATCGCGCTGCGTACGATCGGGTGATGCTCCCGGTCCTGGGCCGTGCACCTCGGTGTACCCCTCCGCGCACCCCTGTCAGGCGCTCGCGCGCGCTGCCGCTGGTGCTGCTCTGCCTGCTGCTGCTCTGCGTGCCGCTGGCCGGATGCGGCTCCGGGGCTCCTTCCGGGTCCGGATCCGGGGCCCCTTCGGCTTCGGCGGACCCCGCCGGGCGGGACGTCCGGCGGGCCGTCGCCGACTGGTCGGCGGCCCCGCCCGCGGCCCTCGCCGCGATCCCGCTGGAGGGCTGGTCGTACGAGGTCTCCACGGTCCGGGTGGAAGGCGTACGGGCCTTCGCGCGCGCCGAGCTGCGCTACCGGCTCACCGGCTACGACGCCGCCCCGGCCGGCTCCGCCCGCGAGGTGGAACTCACCCGCGACGGCGGCCCCTGGACGGTGACCGCCGACCGCCCCGCCCCCGGCGCCCTGCCGCAGCTGTGGGACCAGGGCCCGGTGACGGTGGAGCGCGGGGCGCGCGCCCTGGTGCTCGGCGGCGCCGGCCAGAGCGCCGGCCCCCTCTCCGAGATCGCCGCCGAGGCCGACAAGGCGGTGCCCGCGGCGAGCGCGGCCTGGCCGCGGCCGTGGGCGGGCCGGGTGGTGGTGCTGGTCCCCGGCTCGCTGGACGCGATGGCGGCGCTGCTGGGGCGTCCCGCGGACGAGTACCGCGGCCTGGGCGCCGTCACCACCGGGCGGACCGGGGCGGGCCCCGCCCCCGCCGACCGGGTCGTGGTGAACCCGGAGGGGTACGGGCAGCTCACGGCGGAGGGCCGCCAGGTGATCCTGACCCACGAGACCACCCACGTGGCCACCCGGACGGCGACCACCGCCAAGACCCCGCTCTGGCTCTCCGAGGGCTTCGCGGACTGGGCCGCGTACCGCGACAGCGGGCGCACCCCGGCCGAAGCCGCGCCGTCCCTCGCCCGCGCGGTGCGCCGGGGCGACCTGCCGGCCGCTCTCCCGGAGCCCGGGGCCTTCGCCTTCGGCGGGGACGCGGACGCTCTGGCGCGGGCCTACGAGGGCTCCTGGATGGCCTGCCGGCTCATCGCCCGGCGGTGGGGGGACGCGGCACTGGTCTCCCTGTACGAGAAGTCCGGCCGGGAATCCCTCCCGACGGCGGTCGCGGACACCCTGAACACGGACCCCGCAGCGCTGACCCGTGCCTGGCAGCAGGACCTGACCCGGGAGTTCCGCTAGCCCGGCGGGCCCTGGCCCGATCGCGCGGCGCCGTTGCCGGGGGCCGGCCCCCGGACCCCCGCTCCTCAAACGCCGGAGGGGCTGATCTCGCCCCGGCGCCGCCGCCCGCGCACCGCCCCGAAGGGCGGAGCCCCACAGGTTCCGAGCCCGCGGGGCAGAGCTCCGCGCGCTCCCGCACCGCAGGTCACCGCCCCGCAGGGCCCCGCTCCGGTAGGGTCGGCAGGCGATGGACAAGACGCTGATCGTGACCAACGACTTCCCGCCGCGGCCGGGGGGCATCCAGGCCTTCCTGCACAACATGGCGCTGCGACTCGACCCCGACCGGGTCGTGGTCTACGCCTCCACCTGGAAGCACTCGGCAGAGGCCCGCGCCGCCACCGCCGCCTTCGACGCGGAGCAGCCCTTCCAGGTGGTCCGCGACCGCACGACGATGCTGCTGCCGACCCCCAGGGTCACCCGCCGGGCCGTGGGCCTGCTGCGCGAACACGGCTGCTCCTCGGTGTGGTTCGGCGCGGCGGCCCCGCTGGGCCTGATGGGGCCCGCGCTGCGCCGGGCCGGCGCGCGCCGGATCGTGGCGACCACGCACGGGCACGAGGCGGGCTGGGCGCAGCTGCCGGTCGCGCGCGGGCTGCTGCGGCGCATCGGCGAGGGCACGGACACCCTGACCTACCTGGGGGAGTACACCCGTTCGCGGATCGCCCCGGCCCTGACGGACCGGGCGGCGGCGCGGATGACGCAGCTCCCGCCGGGGGTGGACGAGAAGACCTTCCACCCGGGTTCGGGCGGCGCGGAGGTCCGGGCGCGGCTCGGACTGACGGACCGGCCCGTGGTCGTCTGCGTCTCGCGGCTCGTTCCCCGCAAGGGCCAGGACACGCTGATCGAGGCGATGCCGCGGATCCTGGCGGCGCTGCCGGACGCCGTCCTGCTGATCGTGGGCGGCGGCCCCTACGAGGCCGATCTGCGGGCACTGGCCGCCAAGGCCGGCGTCGCCGAGTCCGTCGTCTTCACGGGCGCCGTCCCGTGGTCCGAACTGCCCGCCCACTACGGGGCCGGGGACGTCTTCGCGATGCCCTGCCGGACCCGGCGCGGCGGGCTCGACGTGGAGGGCCTCGGCATCGTCTACCTGGAGGCGTCCGCCACGGGCCTGCCGGTGATCGCGGGCGACTCCGGCGGCGCCCCGGACGCCGTACTGGACGGGGAGACGGGCTGGGTGGTCCCCGGCGGCGCCCCGGCCGAGACCGCGGAGCGCGTCCTGGCCCTGCTCCGGGACCCGGCCCTGCGCGCGCGCATGGGCGAGCGCGGCCGTGCCTGGGTCGAGGAGAAGTGGCGCTGGGACCTGCTGGCGGAGCGCCTGCGCGAGCTGCTGTAGCTGACGCCGGGCCCGCTGCCCGGGATCCCCTTTCCGTACGGAGAGGGGATTATCGCCGCTGGGGGCCCGATCGCGGGCAGAGTCGATCAAACCGCTCGGGCCGCGGCGGGCCCCGCCTACGGTCGAGCCATGTCTGACTGTTACTCAGAAGCGTGTCAGTGCGGGTTATGGCCGGTTGGGCGGAATCCGCTCATGATGCGCGCATGACACCAAACCTGACGCGTCGTCACGTTCTCGGTCTCGGCGCCCTGCAGACCGCGGCCGCCCTCGGATTCACCCGGATCGGCCTGCAGTCCGCGGCCGCCGCCGAGCCCGCGGCCGCCACGTACGCCCCGGCCATCGTCGTCGGCTCCGGCTACGGATCCGCCGTCGCCGCGCTCCGCCTCGGCCAGGCCGGAGTGCGGACCGTCGTCCTGGAGATGGGCCGGCTCTGGGACACCCCGGGCGCCGACGGGAAGGTCTTCCCCGCCACCTCCGCCCCCGACCAGCGCTCGATGTGGTTCCGCAACCGCACCGAGGCCCCGCTCGCCCAGTTCCTCTGGCTGGACGTGGTCAACCGCAACATCAGCCCGTACCCCGGCGTCCTGGACCGGGTGAACTACGGGGACATGTCGGTGTACGTGGGCCGCGGCGTCGGCGGCGGCTCCCTGGTCAACGGCGGCATGGCGCCCACGCCGAAGCGCTCGTACTTCACCGAGGTCATGCCCCGGGTCGACGCCGACGAGATGTACGGCACCTACTACCCCCGGGCCCGCGCCATGCTCGGGGTCAACGACATCGACCCGGCCTGGTTCGAGTCCACGGAGTGGTACCGCTTCGCCCGGATCTCCCGCAAGCACGCCCAGAAGACCGGCCTGAAGACCACCTTCGTCCCCAACGTCTACGACTTCGAGTACATGAAGCGCGAGGCCGCCGGCACTGCCACCCGGTCCGCCCTCGCGGGCGAGGTCATCTACGGCAACAACCACGGCAAGAAGAGCGTGGACAAGACCTACCTCGCCGCCGCCCTGGGCACGGGGAACGTCACCATCGAGACCATGCAGCGCGTGGTCGGCGTACGGCAGGACCCGGCGGGCGGCTACGTCCTGACCGTCCAGACCAGCGACCTCACCGGCCGCGTCACCCAGGTCCGCGAACTGGGCTGCAAACAGCTCTTCCTCGGCGCCGGCAGCCTCGGCACCACCGAGATCCTGCTGCGCGCCCGCGAGACCGGCACCTTGCCCGGCCTGAACGACAAGGTGGGCCTCGGCTGGGGCCACAACGGCAACGTCATGACCGCCCGCGCCAACCACCTGTGGGACACGGTCGGCGCCAACCAGGCCACCATGCCGGCCCTCGGCATCGACGACTGGGACAACGCCTCGAACCCGGTCTTCGCCGAGATAGCCCCGCTCCCGATGGGCTTCGAGCACTGGATCTCGATGTACCTGGCCATCACGAAGAACCCGGAGCGCGGGCACTTCACCTACGACGCCGCCAGCGACTCGGCGAAGCTCCGGTGGACCCGGGACCAGAACACCCCGTCCGTGCAGGCCGCCAAGCGCCTCTTCGACCGGATCAACCGGGCCAATTTCACCATCTACCGCTACGACCTCTTCGGCGACAACAAGAACTTCGCCGACAACTTCACCTACCACCCGCTGGGCGGCTGCGTCCTCGGGGACGCGACCGACGACTTCGGCCGCGTGAAGGGCTACCAGGGCCTCTACGTCACCGACAGCTCGCTGATCCCCGGATCGCTCGGGGTGAACCCCTTCGTGACCGTCACCGCCTTGGCGGAGCGGAACATGGCGCGGGTCCTCGCCGAGGACCCGCGCTAGCCCCGGAAGGCACGCACTAGCCCCGGTAGAGGGCTTCGATCTCGTCCGCGAAGTCCTTCGCCACCACATTCCGCTTCAGCTTCAGCGAAGGCGTGATGTGCCCGGACTCCTCCGTGAACTGGGAGGGCAGAATGCGGAATTTCCGCACCGATTCCGCCTTGGAAACCGCCGCGTTGCCGTCGTCCACGGCCTTCTGGACGGCGGCGATGAGATCCGCGTCCTCGCGCAGGTCGGCCGCCGTCACGCCGGCCGGCTTGCCGTGCTCCGCGGCCCAGCGGCCCAGGAACTCCTCGTCGATGGTGACCAGTGCGGCCACGAACGGCCGCGCGTCGCCGACCACCATGCACTCCGCGACCAGCGCGTGCGCCCGGATCCGGTCCTCGATCACCGCGGGCGCCACGTTCTTGCCGCCCGCCGTGACGATGAGCTCCTTCTTGCGCCCGGTGATCGCCAGGTAGCCGTCCTCGTCGAGCGTGCCGACGTCGCCGGTGTGGAACCAGCCGTCGGTCAGCGCGTCGGCGGTGGCCGTCGGGTTGTTCCAGTACTCCTTGAAGATGTGCTCGCCGTGCAGCAGCACCTCGCCGTCGTCGGCGATGCGCACCACGGAGCCCGGGAGCGGCTGGCCGACCGTACCGATCTTCGTCTTGTCCCACGGGTTGAAGGCCGTGGCCGCGCAGGACTCGGTCAGGCCGTAGCCCTCCAGCACGGTGAAGCCGATGCCGCGGAAGAAGTGGCCGAGCCGCTCGCCCAGCGGGGCCCCGCCGGAGATCGCGTACTCGCCGCGCCCGCCGAGGACCGTGTGCAGCTTGCTGTAGACCAGCTTGGAGAAGACCTTGTGCTTCAGCTTGAGGCCCAGGGACGGTCCGCCCGGCAGGTCCAGCGCTCGGCTGTACGCGATCGCCGTCTCGGCCGCCGCGTCGAAGATCTTGCCCTTGCCGTCGGCCTGGGCCTTGGCGCGGGCCGAGTTGTAGACCTTCTCGAAGACGCGCGGCACGCCGAGGATCAGCGTGGGCCGGAAGGACTGCAGCTCGTCGGTGAGGTTCTTGATGTCCGGTACGCAGCCCAGCCGGATCGGCGCCAGCACGGCCGCCACCTCCACCAGGCGGCCGAAGACGTGCGCGGCCGGCAGGAAGAGCAGCACGGAGCACTCGCCGGTCCGGAACAGCGGACGCAGCCGGGCCACGATGTTGCCGCACTCGGCGAAGAAGCTGCGGTGGGTCAGCACGCAGCCCTTGGGGCGGCCGGTGGTGCCGGAGGTGTAGACGATGGTGGCCGGGTCGTCGGCGCCCGCGAGCGCGCTGCGCTCGTCGACCTCGGCGTCGGAGATGCCGGCGCCGGCCGCCTTCAGCGTCTCCAGGGCGCCCTGCTCGATCTCCCAGACCTCGCGCAGCTCCGGCAGCCGGTCGCGCAGGGCGGCCACGGCCGCGGCGTGCCCGGGGGACTCCACGACGACGGCGACGGCGCCGGAGTCGCCGAGGATCCACTGGATCTGCTCGGGGGAGCTGGTCTCGTACACGGGGACCGTGACGGCGCCCGCGCTCCAGATCGCGAAGTCGATCAGCACCCACTCGTAGCGGGTGCGGGAAATCAGGGCGACCCGGTCGCCGGGCCGGATGCCGGCCGCGATCAGGCCCTTCGCCGCGCTGCGGACCTCCGCGAGGAACTGCGTCGCGGTGACGTCCTGCCACGCGCCGCCGACCTTGCGGGCCATGACGGCGACGTCTGGATGCTGAGCGGCGTTGCGGCGGATGAGATCCGTCAGGTTCCCGTCCGACGGGACCTCGTACAGGGCCGGAAGGCTGAACTCGCGCAAGACTGCTGCTCCTCTGGGCGCCATCGCCACCATGTGGACCGACCGGACGTTACCCACCGGTAGTGGGTTCCGGATAGAGGGAACCGGCCAGATGTTCCCTGCGTCACATGCCGCGGCCGTGTCCTACCGACGATAGTCGACCCGGTTTGCGACTCGGAAGTAACCGCAGGTCCGGCCGCCTGGCCCGATTCCCTACCCGCGGTGGCCAAGCGCCCCTAGGGTGGCCGCATGGGTGGCTCTATGGGTGGTACGCAGAACCGGACACGGATCCACGTCGTCAGCGACGTCCACGGCAACACCGAGGCCCTGGCGCGGGCCGGGGAAGGCGCCGACGCGCTGATCTGCCTCGGCGACCTCGTCCTCTTCCTCGACTACGCCGACCACTCGCGCGGCATCTTCCCCGACCTCTTCGGCGTCGACAACGCCGACCACATCGTCGAACTGCGCACCGCCCGCCGTTTCGAGGAGGCCCGGGACTTCGCCCGCGGACTGTGGGCCGGGCTGGACCGCGAACGGCTCGTCGAGGGCGCGGTCCGGCGCCAGTACGCCGAGATGTTCGCCGCCTTCCCCCGGCCGACGTACGCCACGTACGGAAACGTCGACATCCCCGGCCTCTGGCCCGAGTACGCCGGCCCCGGCCTCACCGTGCTCGACGGCCAGCGGGCCGAGATCGGCGGCCGGGTCTTCGGCTTCGTCGGGGGCGGACTGCCCTCGCCGATGCGCACGCCCTACGAGGTGCCCGAGGAGGAGTACGCCGCCAAGGTGGAGGCGCTGGGCGAGGTCGACGTGCTGTGCTCGCACATCCCGCCGGACGTGCCGGAGCTCTGCTACGACACGGTCGCGCGGCGCTTCGAGCGGGGGAGCGGGGCGCTGCTCGCCGCGATCCGCCGGATGAAGCCCCGGTACGCGCTCTTCGGCCACGTCCACCAGCCGCTCGCCCGGCGGATGCGGATCGGCGCCACCGAGTGCGTGAACGTCGGGCACTTCGCCGCCACGGGAAGGCCGTGGGCCCTGGAGTGGTGAGGTCTTGACGCGCGATAGCCTTCACGCGGCGGCCCAGTGCCGTCCGCACACTTCCTCGAACTCCCCCCGGAGGAGCGACCGCGATGGCGGAACACACCAGCTCGAGCATCATGATCGAGGCGCCCCCTGCCGACGTCATGGCCGTGATCGCCGACTTCGCCCGCTACCCGGAGTGGACCGGTGAGGTGAAGGAGGCCGAGGTGCTGGCCAAGGACGACGCCGGCCGGGCCTCCCTCGTCCGCCTGCTGCTCGACGCGGGCGCGATCAAGGACGACCACACGCTGGCGTACACCTGGCCCGCCGAGAACACGGTCAGCTGGACGCTGGACAAGTCCCAGATGCTGAGGCAGCTCGACGGGTCCTACCAGCTGGCGGCGGTCGCGGGCGGTGCGCGCACCGAGGTGACGTATTCGCTGACCGTGGACGTCAAGATCCCCATGCTCGGCATGATCAAGCGCAAGGCGGAGAAGGTCATCATCGACCGCGCGCTGGCGGGCCTGAAGAAGCGCGTGGAGAGCCACCCCGGCAAGCCTTCTTAACACGGAGCTCGCACCGCTCGGCCCTTGCGGGCCTCCCGGGCTTCGCCCCGCTGCGCCGAACTCCGTCCGGCGGTGGCCGGGCGGGGCTGCCGCCACCGCCGTCCCGGCGCGGGCCGGTGGGCGGGTGCGGGTGGTTCGGCCCTGCGGGGCTGGGTCCCCTACCCGCCCTTCGCCCGTTCCCCGGGGCTGGGCCCCGGACCCCCGCTCCTCAAACGCCGGAGGGGCTGGATTTTGCCGGTCAGGGCTGGATGGCGCGGAGCGCCATTTCAGCCGTCCGGCGTTTGAGGACCGGGGTCTGGGGCGGAGCCCCAGGGTCTTTCCGGGTCCGGGCAGCGCCCGGGGAACGGTGGAAGGGCGGGTAGGGGACTTCTGCCTTGCCCCGCGCAGCGGCACACCCGCAGCCGGGGGCGGCCCCGGGGGCGTGGCAGGCTGGCGGGGGTCGCCGGACGCCCCGCCGGGGAGCAGGGGCCAGGTACACGCGGAGCTAGGAGCAGCATGCACACCCTTCTCGTCACCGGCCCCGGCGGCGCCGGGCGGAGCACCGTCGCAGCGGCCACCGCACTCGCCGCCGCCCGCCAGGGCCACCGGGTGCTCCTGCTCACCGCCGGCCCCACCGACCCGCCCGTCACGACGCACGGCACGCTCAGCGTGGCCCGCGTCGACTCCGGCGAAGAGTTCCGGCGCGAGCTCGTCGAGCTCCAGGAGCGCGGCTCCGCGGTGCTGGGGATGCTCGGCGCCCGCCCCCTGCACGCCGACGAGATCACCGAACTGCCCGGCGCCGAGCAGTTCGCCCTGCTCCGCGCCCTGCGGCGGGCCGCGGCCGAGCCCGGCACCGACCTCCTGGTGGTCGACATGCCCCCGCTGCACCAGGCGATCACCACCCTCGCGCTCCCCGCCCAGCTCCGCCGCTACCTCGCCCGGCTGCTCCCCGCGGAGCGCCAGGCGGCCCGTGCCCTGCGCCCCGTACTGGCCCAGCTCGCCGGTGTCCCGATGCCCGCGCAGTGGCTGTACGAGGCCGCCGCCCGCTGGGACGAGGACCTGGCGGCCGTCCAGGACGTCCTGGAGGCCCCCACCACCTCCGTACGGCTCGTCGCCGAACCGGGACCCGCCGCCGACGCCGCGCTGCGCCTGGGCAGGCTCGGGCTCGCCCTGTACCGGCTGCCCGTCTCGGCGCTCGTCGCCAACCGGATGCTGCCCGCCGGATCCACGGACCCGTGGCTCGCGGGACTCGCCGCCCAGCAGGAGAAGTACGCCACCCAGTGGGCCGGCGACGGGAGCCTCCCGGTGCTCCCCGTACCCCACCTGGGCCGGGACCCGCACGGCCCCGAGGACCTGGCGGAGCTGGCCCCGGCCCCCGCCCCGGCGATCGCGCCCCGCCCCGCCTGGGCCGTCGAGGACCGGATCGCCGAGGACGGGGTGCTGCTGTGGCGGGTCCCGCTGCCCGGCGCCGAGAAGCGGGAGCTCGGCCTGGTCCGGCGCGGGGACGAGCTGCTGCTCACGGTGGGCCCGTACCGCAGGATCGTTCCCCTGCCCGCCGCGCTGCGCCGCTGCACCGTCTCCGGGGCCGCCCTCGCCGACGGCGAGCTCCGCATCCGCTTCACCCCGGAC harbors:
- a CDS encoding SRPBCC family protein; the encoded protein is MAEHTSSSIMIEAPPADVMAVIADFARYPEWTGEVKEAEVLAKDDAGRASLVRLLLDAGAIKDDHTLAYTWPAENTVSWTLDKSQMLRQLDGSYQLAAVAGGARTEVTYSLTVDVKIPMLGMIKRKAEKVIIDRALAGLKKRVESHPGKPS
- a CDS encoding ArsA family ATPase: MHTLLVTGPGGAGRSTVAAATALAAARQGHRVLLLTAGPTDPPVTTHGTLSVARVDSGEEFRRELVELQERGSAVLGMLGARPLHADEITELPGAEQFALLRALRRAAAEPGTDLLVVDMPPLHQAITTLALPAQLRRYLARLLPAERQAARALRPVLAQLAGVPMPAQWLYEAAARWDEDLAAVQDVLEAPTTSVRLVAEPGPAADAALRLGRLGLALYRLPVSALVANRMLPAGSTDPWLAGLAAQQEKYATQWAGDGSLPVLPVPHLGRDPHGPEDLAELAPAPAPAIAPRPAWAVEDRIAEDGVLLWRVPLPGAEKRELGLVRRGDELLLTVGPYRRIVPLPAALRRCTVSGAALADGELRIRFTPDPDLWPRGGEKA
- a CDS encoding metallophosphoesterase family protein, giving the protein MGGSMGGTQNRTRIHVVSDVHGNTEALARAGEGADALICLGDLVLFLDYADHSRGIFPDLFGVDNADHIVELRTARRFEEARDFARGLWAGLDRERLVEGAVRRQYAEMFAAFPRPTYATYGNVDIPGLWPEYAGPGLTVLDGQRAEIGGRVFGFVGGGLPSPMRTPYEVPEEEYAAKVEALGEVDVLCSHIPPDVPELCYDTVARRFERGSGALLAAIRRMKPRYALFGHVHQPLARRMRIGATECVNVGHFAATGRPWALEW